The Aeromicrobium yanjiei DNA segment CCGCGGCCCTGGAGCTGGCCGAGCCCGACGAGGTCGGCGACCGCTGGCGCGGGCAGTTCGAGCAGGTCATCAAGTTCGTTGAGCGCAATCTCGACTGCTCGGACTTCGGCGTCGACCAGATCGCCGAGGAGTTCTTCATGTCGAAGCGAACGGTGCACCGGCTGTTCGCCCGGTTCGACACCACCGTTGCGTGTGCCGTTCGGGACATGCGCCTCGAGCTGGCCCGGCAGCGGATGCTGTCGCCGGCATATCGCTCGCAATCGGTCAGCTTCATCGCCAGTCAGCTGGGATTCTCCAGCCTCCAGGTCTTCAGCCGTGCCTTCACCGCAAAGTTCGGCGTGGGCCCGAAGGGGTACCGCGACGCACACGCGTGACAGCTGGCGCTCTGAGTGCATAGGGGTGTCGTCGTCGGTCAACTGCGACGTTGCGTCCAGATCTAGCGTTGACAGCACCCCGGGCAGACTGTCGTCGGTACGGTGTCACGCGCGATCGCGGTCAGCCTGACGACAGGGCCCTTCGGCCCATCAATCTGGAGACTCACCGTGACTTCCCGCTTCCTGTTCCTTCTCGGCAGCGCCCGCAAGGACGGCAACACCGAGCTGCTGGCTCGACGAGCAGCCGAGGCGCTGCCCGAAGAGGTCGAGCAGCAGTGGATCCACCTCGAGGAAGCGGCCCTCCCGCGGTTCGTGGACCACCGGCACACCGGCGAGGAGATCCCGCAGCCCGTGGGTGTTGAGAAGGAGCTGTTGAACGCGACGTTGGCGGCCACCGACGTTGTGTTGGCGACGCCGCTGTACTGGTACAACGTCTCCGGGTCGACCAAGGTGATGCTGGACTACTGGGCCGGTTGGCTGAAGGTCCCCGGCCTGGATTTCCGGGCGCGCATGAACGGCAAGACCTTATGGACGATCATGGCTCTCGGCGACGAGGACTTCAGCACCGCCGAGCCGGCACTGGCCACACTCGAGATGACCGGTTCGTACCTGGGCATGAGGTGGGGCGGCGTCCTGAACGGCTATTCCAGCGCACCCGGCCAGGTACTCGAGGACGAGGCAGCTCTGCGTCGCGCCGGCACGTTCCTGGCTCCCGCGCACGACCGAGCGGCGGCGCCGACGGCGTGATGCAGGGGGCGCTCCCCAGGTAAGTCCCAGGTGGCACATGGTGCGAATCACCCTGGCACCCGACATCAAGTCGGCGGCCATCTGGGTCCCTAGCATCGAGTCACCCCAGTGTGGGGTGACTCACCTCTCAACGCCTGGTCGGGGCTCCGGGCCGGACAACCACATCCTCCTCCTGGCGTTGCCCGAGGCCGCGCCCCGTCACGAAGGTTCACCATGACTCACATCGCTTCGGCGTCAGGTAAGCCAACAGCGTCAGGCGCCGTCGAAGGGCAGCTGCGCGGCAACATGGGCGTACGGGAGCTCGTCTTCACGGCTTTGGCCTTCAACGCCCCGCTCGCCGCAGTGGCCGGCTTCGTCCCGGTCATTGCGGGCTTCGAGATCGGATTCGGCTCACCCCTGCTGTTTCCCGCGATGGGTTTGCTGTTGCTCGTGTTCTCGGTCGGCCTGAATGCCATGGCGGTACGGATGGAACGCCCCGGTGCCTTCTACTCCTACATCGCCCGAGGTCTGGGCCGGCCCGCCGGACTTGCGGCGGCGTTCTGCGCCGTCCTGACCTACGCGGCCCTCGCTGCGGGCATCTTCATCCTGCTCGGCCTGGCGGCCGGTGACTTCGCCCACGGTGTGCTGGGCATTGTCGACGCGGGTCCCTGGTGGGTCTGGGGACTGATCGGTTGGCTCGCAGTCACGGCGCTGACCCTGCTCAACATCGAGGTCTCGGCGAAGGTCCTCGGCATAGCGATGCTGTTCGAGGTTGTGATCGTCGCCGTGTGGAACCTGATGGTGTTCTCCGACGGCGGACCGGATGGGCGGGGCGTCGACGTGCTCGGCAACGTCTTCAACGGTTCGATCGCGCTGCCCCTGCTGTTCGTCGCCCTCTGCATGACCGGCTTCGAGTCGCTGCAGGTGTTCCGGGAGGAGACCCGGGACGCGGAGCGCACGGTGCCGCGCGCGACCTACATCTTCCTGATCGTCCTGGCGGTCGGCTACGGTCTGACCACGTACATCTACGTCATCGCTCAGGGCTCCTCGGAGGCGCTGGCAGCAGGTGCGGCCAACCCGACCGGGACGTTCCTGGGATCGATCGAGCACTACGTCGGCAGCGTGGCGAGCGATGCGGCGAGCCTGTTCCTTGTCACGAGTGCGTTTGCGTGCGCCCTGGCCATCCAGAACATCGTGTCGCGCTACCTGTATGCGCTGGGCCGCGACCGCGTGGTGCCCGGCGTGCTGGGCCGGGTCAACGAGCGTCACGGCAGCCCGGTCGTGGCCAGTCTCGTCGGTGGCGTGGGGGTGCTCGTGATCTTCCTGATCCCTGTCGTCAACGACGCCGACGCGGTGGCGTCGTATGCAGCGCTCTCCGGACTCGGCATCTACGGGATCCTGCTGCTGTGGGCGGTCACCTCGGTCGCCGTGCTGGTGTTCTTCCGCCGTTCTTCGGTGTCGGACATCGGCCTCTGGCGCTCGGTCGTGGCTCCGCTGGCATCGCTCGTCGGCCTCGTCGCCGTCTCGTGGCTGGCGACGGCGCACCTCGGCGACGTCGTGGGCAATCTGGCGCTCGCCCGCGGCGTCCTGATCTTCACCGGCGCGGTGGCGCTGGCCGGATTCGTCCTGGCCCTGCGCTGGCGGCGGGTCGACCCTGACATCTACGCACGTATCGGCCGCCAGGACGCCTGACGCGTCACGGTTCCGCCCCTCACCTTCGTTCCAGGAGTACTGATGAAGCTTGATCCCCGCACTGTCGCCGTCCACGCCTACGAAGTCGCACCCGGCCGGATCCTGGCCGGCGATCCACGCCCCTCGGCCGTCGAGCTCTGGAAGTCGCCGGACGGGAGCGTTCACGGTGGCGTGTGGGAGATGTCGGAGGGAACTCTCGGCGGCGTAGACGTCGATGAGCTCGTGCACGTCGTGCAGGGGCGGGTGTCCGTGACGTTCGACGACACGGGGGAGGGCCTCGAGCTCGCGGCGGGTGACGTCGCGACATTCACGCGCGGCCGGACCATGACGTGGGTGGTTTCCGAGCGCTTCCGCGCAGTGTTCGCCGGTGCCGTCTGACGACACCTCGATCGACGCGGGCAGCCTGCGGAGGCTGGCGCGCAGTGCTGAGACCAGTGGCACATCGCGTCAACCTGGAGCTGCGTCGTCGTCGATAGCGTTCGAGACGCAGGCCACACGGCTCTCGTCCGCGAGCGACATTCGACGAGCGATCGGGTGCGACGACGCTCGTGACGCCCCGGTGCGACGGACTCGTCCCCGGTTCTTGCCGCCCGCCCCGAACCTTCTGCGGGTGAGGCGGCTCAACGAAATGATCAGAGGAGATCAACCATGTTCCACACCAGCTCAGCTCGAACGAGCCTAGCGGCGACCACCGGCTCCGAGGCTGTCCTGCTCGACGGGCAGGTCCAGGCATGAGCCGCCGCGTCGTGCTGATCACGGGCGCGGCCCGCGGGCAGGGACGCTCGCACGCGCTGCGCTTCGCCGAGCAGGGTGCAGACCTCGTCCTGATCGACGTGTGCGCGAATGACCCGCACATCCCTTTCGACATGGCCTCGGCCGATGAGCTGGCCCAGACCACGAAGGACGCGCAGGCGTTCGGCGCCACGGTCATCAGCGCTCAGGCCGACGTGCGCAGGGGGGGCGAGATGAGGGCCGTCGTCGACCAGGTCGAGAGCACGTTCGGTCGCCTCGATGTCGTCGTGGCCAATGCTGGCGCGTACGCCTTCGGGCCGATGTCCAGCCTGGAGATCGACGACGACCGCTGGGAAGCGGTGGTCGGGACCAACCTGACCGGGGTGTTCAACACCGTACGGGCCACGGCGCCGCTCATGATCCGTGGCGGACACGGAGGCTCCATCGTGCTGGTGAGCTCCAGCGCCGCCCGCAGGGGCCTGCGCTCCATGGCGGACTACACGGCGAGCAAGCACGGCGTCGTGGGTCTGATGCGCACATTCGCCAATGAGCTCGGCGAGCACTCGATCCGCGTCAACTCGGTCGCTCCCACCGGGGTCGAGACCTACATGATCACCAACCCGGCGATTCAGCAGTGGTATGCCGAAAACCCCACGATGCTGGAGAACGAGACCGGCAACATCCTCCCCGTCGGCATGCTGCAGGCAGACGACATCACGGATGCCGTGGTGTGGCTAGCCTCCGATGGTGCGAAGTTCGTGACCGGCGTGGACCTGCCGGTCGACGCCGGGTTCCGTGAGGTGACGCCGTGACGGTCCGGTGAGACTTGCGACCCGGACCAGCGTCAGCTGGTCCGGGTCGACCGTTTGACCGGGGCTGCCCTGTCAGATGGCCTAGGGCACGCCGGACGCCGCGAGATCCGTGGCGATGAGCGCCACGTGCAACGACACGATCACCTCGGGATCGTCGAGGTCGATCTTGAGGATCCGACCGATCTTGGCGAGCCTGTCGTAGAACACCGGACGTGACATGTGCAGGCTGGCTGCAGCGTCGGACTTGTTGGACCCGTGCGTCGTGAGGGCGCGCAGCACCGCCAGGTGATCACCGCCCCAGCGCTCGTCGTGCGCGCGCAGCGGCCCGAGCTCGCGCTCGGCGAACAGCCTGACCCGGTCGTCGTCGCCCAACAGCGCGAGCAGGCCGCGCACGTGCAGATCCTCCAACCGGTGCACGGCCCGATCGGAATCGTGCTTGACGGAGCCGAGCACCTGCATGCTCTCGCGCAGGGTCCGGTCGACCTCGCCGATCGACTGCACTGCGCGGGCCGCCCCGACGACGACCGAACGACGACGGTGGACGGCCGCCGCGACGGAGTCCACCACCGCCTGCGCATCGGCCGAGGGACCGGGCGCGAGCAGGACCCACGCCTTCTGGTCGCTCTCGCACACCAAGGCCGGCGTGCGGGCGGCGTGGGCCGCGTGCACGGCCGCCGCCATGACGTCGTCGAGCGCATGGGTCACCGGCTGCGAACCGTCGATCGTCGGGCGGATCGCCAAGGCGACGTACTGGCGCATCGTGACGGGGAAGCCGGACAGCTCGCAGCGTTGCAGGACATTCTCGTCCGCGCTGTCGCTGAGCAGGCCGAGCATGAGCTCCTGGTGGGTGCGGCGCACCTGGCTGCTGCGATGGCGGTCCTGCAAGCGGTGCATCGCGAGTGCGGCGGCACCACGCTCGACCACGGCGATCAGTCGCTGCGTCGGGACATGCGGTGCATGCACGACGAGCCGTCCCCAATCCCGCTCGCGCCGCCCCAGCCGGGTGACGAGCCAGCCGTGGCGAGCGTCCCACGTGGTGCGTGCGTCGAGGACGATCGTGCGCGATCGCCCGGCCCACCCGGCCAGGAACTCCCTCGACCCGTGGGGCCCGGGGCGAAAGTCGACCACCTGGTGCTCGCCGCTCTCGAGCACGACCGTGGAGCCCGCGAGCCGCTGCACCGCCTCCAGTATCTCGCGGGGGCCGGCCTCCGAGATGCTCAGCTCGGTGAACGTGTCGTGCACCTCTTCGGCCTCCCGTAGTTCGGCCAGCTGGCGGTCGACGATGCGCTCGCCAAGGGCCTGGGTGATCGCGGCGAATCGCACCTCGTGGTGCAACGCGATGAGAGGCAGCCCGAATGACTCGCAGGCCTCGACCAGGGCCGGCGGCACCGTGGTCCAACGGCGCCCGAGCTCCAGGATGATCCCGGCGGCGCCGCTGTGGGCCAGGCTGCGGGCGAATGTCGCCAACCCGCGATCGTCATCCGGTAGTGCGATGCCGGTGCTCAGCAGCAGATCGCCTTCGCGCAGCAGCGGGGCGATGTCGGCCAGCTCGGTGGAGTGCACCCACCGCACGGGTGCGGCCAGGCCGCGGGCACCCGCGAGGCACTCCGGACCTGCGGTCCGGATGACCTCGAGGTCGAGGGCCTCGGCCAGGGTCAGGGTGCTCATCGACGCACTCGGTCGACCCGTTCCAGACCGATGACAGTCACGCGGACCATTGGCAGCATGCAGTTCCTCCCCAGAAGTCGGGCCTAATGTACGGCCATTTAGCCACGAAGGGAATGACGAGCGGCAACTTAGTTCGTTTCTCACTCCAATCATGGTTAAAACCCGGGCTTGGGCATGAGCCGATCTGGCCGGATAAATGCATCTGAGTAGGCGTCGAGTGCTCCACTTGGACCCGACAAGATGTCGCGAAACGTGTCGCGAGCCGTCAGTGTGACGGGCGAACTGGGCCCAGAGATCGCACAGGGTGGGAACGTCCCCACCGCACACCTCGACCCCAGGAGCCCCCATGTCGCGTGATCTCTCGATGCAGACCTCCGAGGTCCTGCGCGACGCCCTCGACCAGCTGTCCGACGCCGCCGAGGTTCTCGGCCTGAGTGAGGGGATGGCCGCCGGACTGGCGCACCCGCGGCGCGAGGTGACAGTCAGTGTTCCGTTGCGGCGGGACGACGGCTCGGTCGAGGTGCTGACGGGCCACCGCGTCCAGCACAACCTGACCCGCGGGCCGGCGAAGGGTGGCGTGCGGTTCAGCGCCGACGTGACCCTCGAGGAGGTGCGTGCCCTCGCGATGTGGATGACCTGGAAGTGCGCGCTCGTCGACGTCCCCTACGGGGGTGGCAAGGGTGGGGTCAGGCTCGATCCGAAGCTCTACTCGCGCGCCGAGCTCGAGCGGGTCACGCGCCGTTACACCAGCGAGATAGCGCCGCTGCTCGGGCCGGAGCGAGACATCCCGGCTCCGGACCTGGGCACCGATGAGCAGGTCATGGCCTGGATGATGGACACCTACTCGACGGGCGTGGGTCACACGGCACTCGGCGTCGTGACGGGCAAACCACTCGCGCTGGGTGGATCGCTGGGGCGGGCGACTGCGACGTCCCGCGGGGTCACGCATGTGGCTCTCGCCGCCTTGGCGTCCCGGGGCGTGCAGGTCCGGGGCTCCAGATCTGCCGTCCAGGGCTTCGGCAAGGTGGGCCGCTACACCGCACGCTTCCTCGCCGAGGCCGGTTCCCGCGTCGTGGCCGTGAGTGATCAGTACGGGGCGGTCGTCGACTGGAACGGGCTCGACGTGCCTGGCCTGGAGGCGCACGTCGACGCGACCGGATCCGTCGTGGGATACGGGCGCAGCGAGCCGCTCGACCGAGCTGACGATCTGCTCGTCCTGCCGGTCGACCTGCTGGTGCCGGCAGCCGTGGAGGCCGTGATCACCGAGGACAATGCCGACCGGGTTCTTGCCCGCGTGGTGGTGGAAGGCGCCAACGGTCCCACGACCCGGGAGGCCGACAGGATCCTCGCCGATCGCGACGTGCTGGTGGTCCCCGACATCCTCGCCAATGCAGGAGGGGTCGTCGTGTCCTATTTCGAGTGGGTCCAGGCGAACCAGGCCTTTTGGTGGACCGAGACCGAGGTGGAGGATCGCCTGGCCGCGCGGATGACCGTCGCCTGGGAGCGGACGGCGGCGCTGGCGCAGTCGCGGGATCTGTCCCTGCGTGGTGCCGCGACCGCGCTCGCGGTC contains these protein-coding regions:
- a CDS encoding cupin domain-containing protein is translated as MKLDPRTVAVHAYEVAPGRILAGDPRPSAVELWKSPDGSVHGGVWEMSEGTLGGVDVDELVHVVQGRVSVTFDDTGEGLELAAGDVATFTRGRTMTWVVSERFRAVFAGAV
- a CDS encoding flavodoxin family protein; amino-acid sequence: MTSRFLFLLGSARKDGNTELLARRAAEALPEEVEQQWIHLEEAALPRFVDHRHTGEEIPQPVGVEKELLNATLAATDVVLATPLYWYNVSGSTKVMLDYWAGWLKVPGLDFRARMNGKTLWTIMALGDEDFSTAEPALATLEMTGSYLGMRWGGVLNGYSSAPGQVLEDEAALRRAGTFLAPAHDRAAAPTA
- a CDS encoding PucR family transcriptional regulator, which gives rise to MSTLTLAEALDLEVIRTAGPECLAGARGLAAPVRWVHSTELADIAPLLREGDLLLSTGIALPDDDRGLATFARSLAHSGAAGIILELGRRWTTVPPALVEACESFGLPLIALHHEVRFAAITQALGERIVDRQLAELREAEEVHDTFTELSISEAGPREILEAVQRLAGSTVVLESGEHQVVDFRPGPHGSREFLAGWAGRSRTIVLDARTTWDARHGWLVTRLGRRERDWGRLVVHAPHVPTQRLIAVVERGAAALAMHRLQDRHRSSQVRRTHQELMLGLLSDSADENVLQRCELSGFPVTMRQYVALAIRPTIDGSQPVTHALDDVMAAAVHAAHAARTPALVCESDQKAWVLLAPGPSADAQAVVDSVAAAVHRRRSVVVGAARAVQSIGEVDRTLRESMQVLGSVKHDSDRAVHRLEDLHVRGLLALLGDDDRVRLFAERELGPLRAHDERWGGDHLAVLRALTTHGSNKSDAAASLHMSRPVFYDRLAKIGRILKIDLDDPEVIVSLHVALIATDLAASGVP
- a CDS encoding Glu/Leu/Phe/Val family dehydrogenase; this translates as MSRDLSMQTSEVLRDALDQLSDAAEVLGLSEGMAAGLAHPRREVTVSVPLRRDDGSVEVLTGHRVQHNLTRGPAKGGVRFSADVTLEEVRALAMWMTWKCALVDVPYGGGKGGVRLDPKLYSRAELERVTRRYTSEIAPLLGPERDIPAPDLGTDEQVMAWMMDTYSTGVGHTALGVVTGKPLALGGSLGRATATSRGVTHVALAALASRGVQVRGSRSAVQGFGKVGRYTARFLAEAGSRVVAVSDQYGAVVDWNGLDVPGLEAHVDATGSVVGYGRSEPLDRADDLLVLPVDLLVPAAVEAVITEDNADRVLARVVVEGANGPTTREADRILADRDVLVVPDILANAGGVVVSYFEWVQANQAFWWTETEVEDRLAARMTVAWERTAALAQSRDLSLRGAATALAVGAVAEAHQLRGLYP
- a CDS encoding mycofactocin-coupled SDR family oxidoreductase, producing the protein MSRRVVLITGAARGQGRSHALRFAEQGADLVLIDVCANDPHIPFDMASADELAQTTKDAQAFGATVISAQADVRRGGEMRAVVDQVESTFGRLDVVVANAGAYAFGPMSSLEIDDDRWEAVVGTNLTGVFNTVRATAPLMIRGGHGGSIVLVSSSAARRGLRSMADYTASKHGVVGLMRTFANELGEHSIRVNSVAPTGVETYMITNPAIQQWYAENPTMLENETGNILPVGMLQADDITDAVVWLASDGAKFVTGVDLPVDAGFREVTP
- a CDS encoding APC family permease produces the protein MTHIASASGKPTASGAVEGQLRGNMGVRELVFTALAFNAPLAAVAGFVPVIAGFEIGFGSPLLFPAMGLLLLVFSVGLNAMAVRMERPGAFYSYIARGLGRPAGLAAAFCAVLTYAALAAGIFILLGLAAGDFAHGVLGIVDAGPWWVWGLIGWLAVTALTLLNIEVSAKVLGIAMLFEVVIVAVWNLMVFSDGGPDGRGVDVLGNVFNGSIALPLLFVALCMTGFESLQVFREETRDAERTVPRATYIFLIVLAVGYGLTTYIYVIAQGSSEALAAGAANPTGTFLGSIEHYVGSVASDAASLFLVTSAFACALAIQNIVSRYLYALGRDRVVPGVLGRVNERHGSPVVASLVGGVGVLVIFLIPVVNDADAVASYAALSGLGIYGILLLWAVTSVAVLVFFRRSSVSDIGLWRSVVAPLASLVGLVAVSWLATAHLGDVVGNLALARGVLIFTGAVALAGFVLALRWRRVDPDIYARIGRQDA